The following proteins are co-located in the Chiroxiphia lanceolata isolate bChiLan1 chromosome 7, bChiLan1.pri, whole genome shotgun sequence genome:
- the SP5 gene encoding LOW QUALITY PROTEIN: transcription factor Sp5 (The sequence of the model RefSeq protein was modified relative to this genomic sequence to represent the inferred CDS: inserted 2 bases in 1 codon): MAAVAVLRNDSLQAFLQDRTPSASPDLAKHSPLALLAATCSRIGQPGAAPSDFLPVSYDPTLGSPSRIFHPWSGEMPAHSPGGLPPPHPSLGLTPQKNHLQPSFGGSHELPXTPPADPSYPYEFSPVKMLPSSMAALPSSCPPAYVPYAAQAALPPGYSNLLPPAQPCRQLSPNPPPEDIPWWSIQQASAPGGCGHRFPAAAALPRSLVLGHSDFAQYQTQIAALLQTKSPLAATARRCRRCRCPNCQSAAGSAPEAEPGKKKQHICHIPGCGKVYGKTSHLKAHLRWHTGERPFVCNWLFCGKSFTRSDELQRHLRTHTGEKRFVCPECGKRFMRSDHLAKHVKTHQNKKLKAAADGVKREDSRDV, translated from the exons ATGGCCGCGGTGGCCGTCCTCCGGAACGACTCCCTCCAGGCTTTCCTCCAG GACCGCACCCCCAGCGCCTCCCCAGACTTGGCCAAGCACTCGCCCCTGGCTCTTCTGGCCGCTACCTGTAGCCGGATCGGACAGCCGGGCGCAGCGCCCTCGGATTTCCTGCCGGTCTCCTACGACCCGACACTGGGATCCCCCTCTAGGATCTTCCATCCGTGGAGCGGCGAGATGCCGGCGCACTCCCCAGGGGGGCTGCCGCCGCCGCATCCCAGCCTGGGACTGACCCCTCAGAAGAACCACCTGCAACCCTCCTTCGGGGGGTCGCACGAACTGCC CACCCCCCCGGCCGACCCCTCCTACCCTTACGAGTTCTCCCCCGTCAAGATGCTGCCCTCCTCCATGGCCGCGCTGCCGTCCAGCTGTCCGCCCGCCTACGTCCCCTACGCCGCCCAGGCCGCCCTACCGCCCGGGTACTCCAACCTGCTGCCGCCCGCCCAGCCCTGCCGGCAGCTGTCGCCCAACCCGCCGCCCGAGGACATCCCCTGGTGGAGCATCCAGCAGGCCAGTGCTCCGGGCGGCTGCGGCCACCGCTTCCCCGCGGCCGCGGCGCTGCCGCGGAGCCTGGTGCTGGGGCACTCGGACTTCGCCCAGTACCAGACGCAGATCGCCGCCCTGCTGCAGACCAAGTCTCCCCTGGCGGCCACGGCCAGGAGGtgccgccgctgccgctgcccCAACTGCCAGTCGGCCGCGGGCAGCGCCCCGGAGGCGGAGCCGGGCAAGAAGAAACAGCACATCTGCCACATCCCCGGCTGCGGAAAGGTGTACGGCAAGACCTCGCACCTGAAGGCGCACCTGCGCTGGCACACGGGCGAGCGGCCCTTCGTCTGCAACTGGCTCTTCTGCGGGAAGAGCTTCACCCGCTCCGACGAGCTGCAGCGGCACCTGCGGACTCACACGGGCGAGAAGCGCTTCGTCTGCCCCGAGTGCGGGAAGCGCTTCATGCGCAGCGACCACCTGGCCAAGCACGTCAAGACACACCAGAACAAGAAGCTGAAGGCGGCGGCGGACGGCGTCAAGCGGGAGGACAGCCGCGACGTGTGA